In Chlamydiales bacterium STE3, a single genomic region encodes these proteins:
- a CDS encoding Crossover junction endodeoxyribonuclease RuvC (Product derived from UniProtKB/Swiss-Prot:Q6MFA6;Gene name derived from UniProtKB/Swiss-Prot:Q6MFA6;EC number derived from UniProtKB/Swiss-Prot:Q6MFA6) produces MKECTILAVDPGTLITGFGIVQFLNNQLFPLDYGCVRPPAKFKISERYLIIFDALNALIDKFKPNVVVVETQYVKENVQSALKLGMAKGTVILAARKNGLCIFGYSPSKAKLAVTGTGKASKHQVQEMVKKLLNLKNTLPEDAADALALAICHFHYLQTSRTSEYEI; encoded by the coding sequence ATGAAAGAATGCACCATCTTAGCAGTCGACCCAGGTACGCTTATAACCGGATTTGGCATTGTTCAATTTCTCAATAATCAACTATTCCCTCTTGACTATGGCTGTGTACGGCCTCCTGCAAAATTTAAAATTTCTGAGCGTTACCTGATTATTTTCGATGCGTTAAATGCACTTATTGATAAATTCAAACCTAATGTCGTCGTTGTCGAAACTCAGTATGTGAAAGAAAATGTGCAGAGCGCACTGAAATTAGGCATGGCTAAAGGAACGGTTATTCTGGCTGCAAGAAAAAATGGACTTTGTATATTTGGCTATAGCCCAAGTAAAGCAAAGCTAGCTGTTACAGGAACAGGAAAAGCATCGAAACACCAAGTTCAAGAAATGGTTAAAAAGCTGTTAAATTTAAAAAACACACTTCCCGAGGACGCTGCCGATGCTCTTGCCTTAGCTATTTGCCACTTTCATTATTTACAAACGTCTCGAACAAGCGAATACGAAATTTAG
- a CDS encoding Holliday junction ATP-dependent DNA helicase RuvA (Product derived from UniProtKB/Swiss-Prot:Q6MFA5;Gene name derived from UniProtKB/Swiss-Prot:Q6MFA5;EC number derived from UniProtKB/Swiss-Prot:Q6MFA5), producing the protein MPLSLFTNVSNKRIRNLGKRMYSFFRGILIEASPSFAVLDVHGVGYKLLIPTSLFPKLPPLSAECLLHVSYIVRELSATLYGFLEPEERNIFEILQNVTGVGPKMALNLIGHLDPSHLHRAIHQNNLEVLCKVPGVGKKTAERLIVELRDKLSYIPNELKLTIEPNQASVQNDAINALVNLGYHLSIAQKAIKKSLTELPDNCDLSLLITHSLKNV; encoded by the coding sequence TTGCCACTTTCATTATTTACAAACGTCTCGAACAAGCGAATACGAAATTTAGGGAAACGAATGTACAGTTTTTTTCGTGGAATTCTTATAGAAGCCTCACCATCTTTTGCAGTCCTTGATGTTCATGGGGTAGGATATAAATTGCTTATTCCTACAAGCTTATTTCCCAAATTGCCTCCGCTTAGTGCAGAGTGTCTTCTTCATGTCTCCTATATAGTGCGCGAGCTTTCCGCTACACTTTATGGGTTTTTAGAACCTGAGGAGAGAAATATCTTTGAGATTCTTCAAAATGTTACGGGCGTTGGCCCAAAGATGGCTTTAAATTTAATCGGCCATCTTGACCCATCCCACTTACATCGTGCGATTCATCAGAACAATTTAGAGGTTCTTTGCAAAGTTCCAGGGGTGGGGAAAAAAACAGCCGAGCGTTTAATTGTAGAATTACGGGACAAATTAAGTTATATCCCTAACGAATTAAAATTAACTATCGAACCCAACCAAGCATCAGTACAAAACGATGCTATTAATGCATTAGTCAATTTAGGCTATCACTTGTCGATCGCTCAAAAAGCGATTAAGAAATCGCTCACAGAGTTACCAGATAACTGCGATCTTTCACTTCTCATCACCCACTCATTGAAAAATGTGTAG
- a CDS encoding Endonuclease III (Product derived from UniProtKB/Swiss-Prot:P39788;Gene name derived from UniProtKB/Swiss-Prot:P39788;EC number derived from UniProtKB/Swiss-Prot:P39788) yields MDKRNKARLINEVLNELYPEPGIPLNHTSPYTLLIAVLLSAQCTDVRVNLVTPSLFAKADSPEKMVGLSVEDIQGMIRTCGLSQQKAKAIFRLSQILIEKYGGKVPNTYEALESLPGVGHKTASVVMSQAFKKAAFPVDTHIHRLAKRWGLSSGKNVKQTEIDLKELFNKKDWNRLHLQMIFFGREYCRARQHSIESCPICKVVS; encoded by the coding sequence ATGGATAAGCGGAATAAGGCGCGCTTGATTAATGAAGTCCTTAATGAACTCTACCCTGAGCCAGGAATTCCGCTTAATCACACCAGTCCCTACACTCTTTTAATTGCTGTACTGCTTTCAGCGCAATGTACGGATGTTCGCGTTAATTTAGTAACGCCCTCTCTCTTTGCCAAAGCAGATTCCCCTGAAAAAATGGTCGGCTTGTCTGTTGAGGACATTCAAGGCATGATTAGAACGTGCGGTTTGTCTCAACAAAAGGCAAAAGCCATTTTTCGATTATCGCAGATTCTTATTGAAAAGTATGGCGGTAAAGTACCCAATACCTATGAAGCATTGGAAAGCTTGCCTGGTGTGGGACATAAAACCGCTTCCGTTGTCATGTCCCAAGCTTTTAAAAAAGCGGCATTTCCTGTAGATACACATATCCATCGCTTAGCTAAAAGGTGGGGGCTTAGTAGTGGGAAAAATGTAAAACAAACTGAGATCGATCTTAAAGAACTCTTCAATAAGAAAGACTGGAATAGACTGCACTTACAAATGATTTTTTTCGGTAGAGAATACTGTAGAGCAAGACAACATAGTATCGAATCCTGCCCTATTTGCAAGGTTGTTTCTTAA
- a CDS encoding tRNA modification GTPase MnmE (Product derived from UniProtKB/Swiss-Prot:Q6MFA3;Gene name derived from UniProtKB/Swiss-Prot:Q6MFA3;EC number derived from UniProtKB/Swiss-Prot:Q6MFA3), with translation MEFIHQPYQPEETIAAIATPPGEGGVAIIRISGKMALQVAAKVFSGPVHRYKTHTAHYGKVLNHLGEVIDDVLLMPFLGRRSYTGEDTVEIFCHGGSLITRRVLETVLLAGARHALPGEFTFKAYINGRIDLAQAEAVQELIAAKNERALDAAENQLKGALSDKIHHFQKKLTTLAAILEAWVDFPEEGLEFSTMDELSMQLKTTASEMKKLLKTFHDGKIIREGISLCLVGSPNVGKSSLMNALLEKERAIVSHVPGTTRDVLEDHLYLNGLNFRLLDTAGIRETEEFIEQEGIRRSKQAMLNAELILFVLDASRGIGQEENQLLKELPREKTIAIWNKIDVMPPATELDFPYTVKISARDKLGLEDLKATIDSIIWQKGPPSREEVVLTNARHKEALKQAIGSLELVIQGLQTDVSPEFLTLDIRNALGELGKIIGSNIGEDILSEIFSRFCIGK, from the coding sequence ATGGAATTTATTCATCAACCTTATCAGCCAGAAGAAACAATCGCAGCGATTGCAACGCCTCCCGGCGAAGGAGGGGTGGCCATTATCCGTATCTCAGGAAAAATGGCGCTGCAAGTGGCTGCCAAAGTTTTTTCAGGGCCAGTTCACCGATACAAGACACACACTGCGCACTATGGCAAAGTTCTCAATCATTTGGGGGAAGTGATCGATGACGTTCTTCTCATGCCCTTTTTGGGCAGGCGCTCTTATACAGGAGAAGATACCGTCGAAATTTTTTGCCATGGCGGGAGCTTAATCACACGACGTGTCTTAGAGACGGTCCTTTTAGCCGGCGCACGCCACGCTCTTCCAGGAGAATTTACCTTTAAAGCCTACATTAATGGTAGAATTGACTTAGCTCAGGCTGAAGCTGTCCAAGAGTTAATTGCGGCAAAAAATGAGAGGGCTCTAGATGCCGCTGAAAATCAGTTAAAAGGCGCTCTATCCGATAAAATTCATCATTTCCAAAAAAAGCTCACCACCTTGGCTGCAATTTTAGAAGCTTGGGTAGACTTCCCCGAAGAAGGGTTAGAGTTTTCCACGATGGATGAGTTGTCCATGCAGCTGAAAACAACAGCTTCAGAAATGAAAAAGCTTTTAAAAACTTTCCATGATGGAAAAATAATACGCGAAGGTATTTCACTTTGCCTGGTGGGAAGCCCAAATGTGGGAAAGTCCTCTTTAATGAACGCTCTTTTAGAAAAAGAACGAGCCATTGTTTCCCATGTTCCAGGAACGACGCGGGATGTCTTGGAAGACCATCTTTACTTAAATGGCCTAAATTTCCGGCTGCTAGATACGGCCGGAATTAGAGAAACCGAAGAGTTTATCGAACAGGAGGGGATTCGACGCTCCAAGCAAGCTATGCTCAATGCTGAGCTTATTTTATTTGTTTTGGACGCGAGTAGGGGCATTGGTCAAGAGGAAAATCAGCTCCTTAAAGAGCTGCCAAGGGAGAAAACAATCGCTATTTGGAATAAAATTGACGTGATGCCACCTGCTACAGAGCTTGATTTTCCCTATACTGTTAAAATTTCTGCCAGAGATAAATTGGGTTTAGAAGATTTAAAGGCAACAATTGATTCTATTATCTGGCAAAAAGGCCCACCTAGTAGGGAGGAAGTTGTCTTAACGAATGCACGCCACAAAGAAGCTTTAAAGCAAGCCATTGGAAGCCTTGAATTGGTAATTCAGGGCTTGCAAACCGATGTATCGCCTGAATTTCTTACTTTAGACATTAGAAATGCGCTAGGAGAGCTTGGTAAAATTATTGGTTCTAATATCGGTGAAGACATCTTATCAGAGATTTTTTCACGTTTTTGTATTGGAAAATAA
- a CDS encoding hypothetical protein (Product derived from UniProtKB/Trembl:Q6MAI3), with product MNIKKLWTITLFCLLFLGFGWAFRDKYVSSGQIHECDNVFSSPVYNSFKNQMLAFIVNDKCQYPLFYEKNSSSLLLNALFNSALKPREYHENWVEALRRELRFISPTTPSETVQFYRRFCQWLMTCPELTPSIQEFLYQKYIFPTSQYDTLELISHYHQKISSDSSLFNPYKHPRLDDGFLFGNLYANLFKLGNSQKTQVIRIPNCAKDVSLLSSFLIPPEQGVHEEFSNYITHLGDQKHLYVNLMKRRGKELKKSRLLENFEASQKALLLVTLDKDSSFYWQSFDDSKSSEAQVFKETFIHHMFKEKGDFYWSKKLNREEWQKECRELVNNIHAQFFANRPFLQNQERKDFIELSYLAIIEALVFKFQPSCLNLSCKQSMDRGPSLTTLLYVEHCLKRGDSLEECHGEILTMLFAPPILIHNRHSHDSRIDRFLSALRTLQNHYKKRAFTLPIDSSLPHKI from the coding sequence ATGAACATCAAAAAATTGTGGACCATTACCCTTTTTTGCCTACTTTTTTTAGGCTTCGGATGGGCATTTAGAGATAAGTATGTTTCTTCTGGACAAATTCACGAATGCGATAATGTCTTTTCTTCCCCTGTTTACAATTCTTTTAAAAATCAGATGCTCGCTTTTATCGTTAATGATAAATGTCAGTACCCTTTATTTTATGAGAAAAATTCCTCTTCTTTATTGCTAAACGCGCTATTTAACTCCGCTTTAAAACCACGTGAGTATCATGAAAACTGGGTTGAAGCCTTACGAAGAGAGCTTCGATTTATTTCGCCTACAACTCCTTCTGAGACAGTTCAGTTCTACAGAAGATTTTGTCAATGGTTAATGACCTGCCCTGAACTTACTCCAAGTATCCAGGAATTTTTATATCAAAAGTACATTTTCCCTACCTCCCAATACGACACCCTTGAGCTTATCTCCCATTACCACCAAAAAATTTCGAGTGATTCTTCTCTTTTTAATCCCTATAAACACCCCCGGCTAGATGATGGATTTCTTTTTGGCAATCTTTATGCAAACCTGTTTAAGCTGGGAAATAGCCAAAAGACCCAGGTCATCCGCATTCCTAATTGTGCAAAAGATGTTTCTTTGTTGAGCTCTTTCCTTATCCCCCCCGAGCAAGGCGTTCATGAAGAGTTTTCCAACTACATCACTCATTTAGGTGACCAAAAACATCTCTATGTAAATTTAATGAAGAGGCGGGGCAAGGAACTTAAGAAAAGTCGTCTTCTTGAAAATTTTGAAGCCTCTCAAAAAGCTCTTCTTCTGGTGACTCTCGATAAAGATTCTTCTTTCTATTGGCAATCCTTCGATGACTCTAAAAGTAGCGAAGCTCAAGTGTTTAAAGAAACATTTATCCACCACATGTTTAAAGAAAAAGGTGATTTTTATTGGTCTAAAAAATTGAATCGAGAGGAATGGCAAAAAGAGTGCCGAGAGCTAGTCAACAACATTCATGCTCAATTTTTTGCTAATCGCCCCTTTCTTCAAAATCAGGAACGCAAAGATTTCATTGAGTTAAGCTATTTAGCAATCATTGAAGCTCTGGTTTTTAAATTTCAACCATCCTGTTTAAATCTATCCTGTAAACAAAGCATGGATAGGGGCCCTTCCTTGACTACTTTACTCTATGTAGAACATTGTTTGAAGCGAGGGGACTCTCTTGAAGAATGCCATGGAGAAATCTTAACAATGCTTTTCGCTCCACCCATATTAATCCATAACCGTCATAGCCATGATTCTCGCATCGACCGCTTTTTATCAGCTCTTAGAACACTCCAGAACCACTATAAAAAAAGGGCATTTACATTACCGATTGATTCTTCGTTGCCACATAAAATCTAG